In a genomic window of Rhopalosiphum maidis isolate BTI-1 chromosome 4, ASM367621v3, whole genome shotgun sequence:
- the LOC113548261 gene encoding uncharacterized protein LOC113548261, with protein sequence MSISETMNTFVCTKSDSHFFRLKRKIFRKCLICKIRKFRWMTMFKCRECKLLCHRKCFYKLFEVELNAPEVQTATPATEDQQQQVEFALQRTTETIDTGNMVVIFLPQRILIRIEYWDMVDRVNAAKYNQRPCPLVNCTDQNYLVWGQESHLITRFEMDDGDEYYVLTTCSLDEVHRYNGLTVFFYSPSPWREIVSVINNAPK encoded by the exons ATGTCCATCAGTGAAACaatgaatacatttgtttGCACAAAAAG tgactctcatttttttcgtttgaaaCGTAAAATTTTTCGAAAGTGCTTAATTTGCAAAATTCGCAAGTTTCGTTGGATGACGATGTTTAAATGcagag aatgtaaattattatgtcacagaaaatgtttttataaactattcgaAGTTGAATTGAATGCACCCGAAGTACAGACTGCAACACCTGCAACGGAAGACCAGCAGCAACAGGTCGAATTTGCGTTGCAGCGA ACGACTGAAACGATTGATACCGGGAATATGGTTGTAATTTTTCTACCGCAACGGATATTGATACGCATCGAATATTGGGATATGGTCGATAGGGTGAACGCCGCGAAATACAATCAACGGCCATGTCCCTTGGTAAATTGTACTGACCAGAATTATTTGGTTTGGGGACAAGAAAGTCACTTGATCACCAGGTTTGAAATGGACGACGGCGACGAATACTACGTGTTAACGACATGCAGCCTCGACGAAGTACACCGGTACAACGGTCTTACCGTATTCTTCTACAGCCCGTCGCCATGGCGCGAAATCGTAagtgtaattaataatgctcCAAAGTAG